The Salvelinus sp. IW2-2015 linkage group LG15, ASM291031v2, whole genome shotgun sequence genome includes a region encoding these proteins:
- the LOC139028764 gene encoding octapeptide-repeat protein T2-like produces the protein MRRGREDAGRVRGGSESERIAVEFGRGCRSSGRTGLGCGERESAVGVPERIGGRVRRGSRSSGGIGEEFGEGAGSRFRRDRRSEFERMRGRGLRGIGDSEPRRVRERIPGFRRDRGRSSERIARRRFERLVRERIAGRFREKDRGRVFGRIAGRVRRGFAGARGFGRRDGRVRRDRVRVRVPSFGEGSSSEFGEGSPGRVRRGVAGRVRRDRRSSRRGSGLRAGPPS, from the coding sequence ATGCGGCGAGGTCGAGAGGATGCCGGTCGAGTTCGGGGAGGGTCGGAGTCGGAGAGGATCGCGGTCGAGTTCGGGAGAGGATGCCGTTCGAGTGGGAGGACCGGTCTAGGATGCGGTGAGCGGGAATCGGCGGTCGGAGTTCCGGAGAGGATCGGCGGTCGAGTTCGGAGAGGATCGCGGTCGAGTGGAGGGATCGGCGAGGAGTTTGGAGAGGGCGCGGGGTCGAGGTTCCGGAGAGATCGGCGGTCCGAGTTCGAGAGGATGCGGGGTCGAGGTCTGAGAGGGATCGGCGATTCAGAGCCGCGGCGAGTTCGGGAGAGGATCCCCGGATTCCGGAGGGATCGCGGTCGGAGTTCGGAGAGGATCGCCCGTCGGAGGTTCGAGAGGCTCGTGCGGGAGAGGATCGCCGGTCGATTTCGGGAGAAGGATCGCGGTCGAGTGTTCGGAAGGATCGCCGGTCGAGTTCGGAGAGGATTCGCCGGGGCTCGAGGGTTCGGGAGAAGGGATGGTCGAGTTCGCAGAGATCGGGTTCGGGTGAGGGTTCCGAGTTTCGGAGAAGGATCGTCGTCCGAGTTCGGAGAGGGATCGCCGGGTCGAGTTCGGAGAGGAGTCGCCGGTCGAGTTCGACGAGATCGCCGGTCGAGTCGGAGAGGAAGTGGGCTCAGAGCTGGTCCACCCTCATAG